A window of Deltaproteobacteria bacterium contains these coding sequences:
- a CDS encoding winged helix family transcriptional regulator produces MLRVRAVLHRARRGAADGGSASTFGCLRIDREAHRAWVDGDEVSLTPLEFKLLVTFVDRRGRVQSRDRLLADVWNIDADVTTRTVDTHVKRLREKLGPAGRYIETVRGVGYRFASDPGA; encoded by the coding sequence TGATGCTGCGCGTCCGCGCCGTGCTCCACCGCGCACGACGCGGCGCGGCCGACGGCGGCTCGGCGTCGACGTTTGGTTGCCTGCGCATCGACCGGGAGGCCCACCGCGCGTGGGTCGACGGCGACGAAGTCTCGCTCACGCCACTGGAGTTCAAGCTGTTGGTGACGTTCGTCGACCGGCGGGGCCGCGTCCAGTCGCGCGACCGCCTGCTGGCGGACGTGTGGAACATCGATGCCGACGTGACCACTCGCACCGTCGACACCCACGTCAAACGTCTGCGCGAAAAGCTCGGCCCGGCGGGTCGATACATCGAGACGGTGCGCGGCGTCGGCTACCGGTTCGCGTCCGATCCGGGCGCGTGA